The genome window CTCTACGGCGGCGATCTTGAGCGCAATCTGGAGGTTCAGTATGGCCTCCGGCTCGGAGGGGTTGATCCCCAAGAGCTGAAAGGCCTTCCGCAGGCGGTAATGGACGGTCTGATAATGCAGGAAGAGGGCCTTCGAGGTCGCCTTAACGTCACGCCCCGCGGCGAAATAGGCATTGAGCGTTCCAATGAGGGAAGCATTGTGCTCTTTGTCATAATCGATCAACGGCTGCAGGTATTCCCGGCAGAATCCGACGGTGGCCCGGTCATCGGTTCTGAGAACTCGGTAGACCCCCAACTCAGAGTAGTGGGTTACATGGCCGGGGCCCTTTAAACGCAAGCCTATGGTCAAGGCTTCCTTGGCTTCCGAGTAGCTTCGGTGAACCTCGGGAAGCTCGCCAAAAGAGCCAATCCCAGCCGAACAAGGGTAGTCGACCACCTGACGAAGTTCGCCAATGGCCGCTTCGGCGGCTTGAACCGCCCCTTTTTCCGGCCTTGCCCCCCTGGACGGGGATTGCAGGATGATGGCGTGCCCGCCGGCGACGACTACCGGTCCTTCGGCCACCTCTCGCAAGGCGCTGCGGATCTGCTCCATGAACAGCTGGATTTCCTCGTCCCCTTCGAGGCTGGCGGTGATCTCCGTGAACCTGGGCAGAGCGACCGCGATGACCGCCGCCCCACGATCCAAGTCCCAACCGAAGGCCTGCGTCCTCTTGCGAAAGGCTTCAGTGGGGGCGTGTAGAGAGCCGTCCAGCAGGTCGCGGAGGAAGTCGTCCCGGACTCTGGCGCTGATGTGCTCGTTGGTCTGCATCTTCTGGGCTTGAAGGGAGATGAAGGTGACGACACTTCTGGCCACATAGTCAGTCAGATAGTCGTTCATCTGTTCGCAGACCAGATAGGAATGACACCTTGACGGGGACAGGAGGACGGGAAGGGAGGAGTACTGCCGGCCTTCTATCGTGAGGATAGCCGGTTCCGCAGGTGAAGGTTCGCCGTCCCGTCGCACGGCTTGACCGAGCCGCTCGCGGAGCTGCCGAATCTCGGCCGAGGGGAAGGACTTGCTGACCGAGAGGATGGTTCCCGTCGGTTCCACCAGGGCTGCCCGGCAGCCGCAGACCCGGGCGAACCCGTTGACGATGTCTGAGAGTGAACAATCAGAGAGCAGAAGGTCACAGAGGCTGCGGTGGATTTCCTCCGCCCGATCCAGCAGATCCGCCTGGAGCCGGAGGATGCCGGAGGTCACCTTGTCGATGATGGAGATCCACTTGGTGTCGTAGGGGATGGACAGGATGGGGAAGTCGAGTTCGTCGGCTAGTCTGAGCGTTTCTTCGGGAAGGGAGGTGAGAAACCGGTTGAGTTTGACCCCCAGCCCGCTGGCATGCCGGTCATTGAGCTGCCTGACGACTTCGGTAAGGATGGCCGGTTCTTCCCGAAAGGCGTAGCCGGTGGTCAGGACTAGATCGTTGGAGCCGAGCCAGTTGGCGATGTCCGGGGCCTCCAAGACATTGACACCGGTTACGGGGCGGTCGAGACCACCGGCCCCGGCCAAGACTTGGCACTGCTCCAAAGGTGGAGCCCCGAGAATGGCCCGCAAGGCGACCCCGAAAGTCAAGTCAGAAGCCTTAACGGCGGCTTGCCGAGATGAAGGATTCTGGGCGGGCCGGGCCAGACCGGCCCCGCCAGTCAACTGGTTCTGCAAACCAAACCAGCTCCCTTTATCATAACTGACGCTAGTGCTCCGTCTAGGGAGATTGGTCGCAGCCCGAGGTTTTCCTGCTGAGCGTTCGGACTTATCATGCAATGACAACGGCGGGCCTTCACCGGCCCGCCGCTTCATACGCTAGCACGAAGGTTCTGACGCTTCCTCGGCAGTATTGATTTATGCGATTGAACATCTGATTCGAGGAGGTAGACGCCGGTGACAAAATCCGAAATGGACGGGCGCGTGGCGATTGTCACAGGTGGGGCAAGTGGCATCGGTTTGGCCATCAGCAAGCGCCTCACCGCGGAAGGCTGCAAGGTCTCCATTTCCGGGCGGAACACGGCCCGCGTGGCGGCGGCGGTCAAGGAGATCAACGAGGGGCACGGCACGGCCATTGGGGTCCGTTGTGACGTGCGGAACGTTGACGAGGTAAACCACCTCGTCGATGAGACGGTGGACAAGCTCGGCCGGGTCGACTACCTGGTCAATAACGCCGGGCTCTTCCCGACCAACATCTCGACCGACATGACCGAAGAGATGTGGGACACGGTCGTCGACACCAAC of Bacillota bacterium contains these proteins:
- a CDS encoding PucR family transcriptional regulator ligand-binding domain-containing protein, whose amino-acid sequence is MKRRAGEGPPLSLHDKSERSAGKPRAATNLPRRSTSVSYDKGSWFGLQNQLTGGAGLARPAQNPSSRQAAVKASDLTFGVALRAILGAPPLEQCQVLAGAGGLDRPVTGVNVLEAPDIANWLGSNDLVLTTGYAFREEPAILTEVVRQLNDRHASGLGVKLNRFLTSLPEETLRLADELDFPILSIPYDTKWISIIDKVTSGILRLQADLLDRAEEIHRSLCDLLLSDCSLSDIVNGFARVCGCRAALVEPTGTILSVSKSFPSAEIRQLRERLGQAVRRDGEPSPAEPAILTIEGRQYSSLPVLLSPSRCHSYLVCEQMNDYLTDYVARSVVTFISLQAQKMQTNEHISARVRDDFLRDLLDGSLHAPTEAFRKRTQAFGWDLDRGAAVIAVALPRFTEITASLEGDEEIQLFMEQIRSALREVAEGPVVVAGGHAIILQSPSRGARPEKGAVQAAEAAIGELRQVVDYPCSAGIGSFGELPEVHRSYSEAKEALTIGLRLKGPGHVTHYSELGVYRVLRTDDRATVGFCREYLQPLIDYDKEHNASLIGTLNAYFAAGRDVKATSKALFLHYQTVHYRLRKAFQLLGINPSEPEAILNLQIALKIAAVEGLAGGPPV